The Saprospiraceae bacterium genome includes the window CAGGTTTTCCAGGCTATAGGAGGGGAGTCCCGGAAAAGCCTCTCGACTCAAGCGAACCGTACATAATTGCTGTTTGCTAAAGGTAAAACCGAGGCGCTGGAATTCTTCCTTGATAAAGGTGTAGTCAAATCGGACATTGTGGGCTACAAAAATGGTATCCTCCGTCATTTCGACAATTTTGCGGGCCACTTCGTAAAATTTAGGTGCCGTTGCTACCATTTCTTGCGTGATACCGGTCAACTGGGTAATGCCATATGGAATATAACACTCTGGATTAATCAAAGTATCAAAGCTTTCGATTATCTTTTCGCCATCATGTAGAATAATAGCAATTTCCGTAATTTTGTCTCTACTGGCTTTTCCGCCAGTCGTTTCGATATCAATTATTGCATATTGCTTTTTTTTCATTGGTGTTGTTAAAACAATTTGGTCGTGAAGGTAAATATTTTTGTTGTAATATTGGCGATTTTTAATGTCTATTGTGGAAGCAACCAACCTACTGCTGCGCTGTCAAGCTTTAAAATAGCCCAAGCGGAAGACATAAAGGTGGGCGCCGAAAACCTCTCCCTATACTGGCCACTGATCAAGGATAAAAAGGTAGCCTTCATGGTGAACCAAACCTCTCGATTAGGAGAGCAACATCTGATAGATTCGCTTCATATCAAAGGCTTATCTATCCAATGTATCTTTTCACCAGAGCATGGTTTTCGTGGTACGGCAGATGCCGGAGAAAAAATTTCAGATGGGAAGGACCCTTCGACGGGAATTCCTATTATTTCGCTTTATGGACAAAAGAAAAAGCCCACCAAAGCGGATTTGGAAGGGGTGGATTTGGTGATTTTTGATATACAAGATGTAGGTGCTCGATTTTACACCTATATTTCAAGCATGCATTATTTGATGGAAGCATGTGCTGAATTTAATGTCCCATTTATGATTCTGGATCGGCCCAATCCGAATGGCCATTATGTCGATGGTCCCGTTTTAGACCCCGAATTTTCTTCTTTTGTCGGGATGCACAAAGTTCCTGTTGTGCACGGTATGACGGTAGGTGAATACGCCACGATGGTCAACCAAGAGGGGTGGCTAAGTTATGGTTTCAAATGTCAGCTCACCGTGATACCCTGTACCGGCTATACCCACCAAACCCCCTACACCCTCCCGATCAAGCCCTCCCCAAACCTCCCAAATATGCGTGCCATTTATTTGTATCCTTCCCTCTGCTTTTTTGAGCCTACGGATGCGAGTATCGGGCGGGGAACAGATACGCAGTTTCAGGTCATTGGTTCCCCAGGATACCAGGCAGGTGATTATACCTTCACACCCGTCCCTAAACCGGGCGCCCAGTCTCCTAAACATAAAGATGAAACCTGCAGGGGATATGATTTAAGCACCATCCCAGAAGAAGACATTAGAAAAGAAGCTCGGATTAATCTAGGTTATCTGCTGGATTTTTATAAAAACACCCCAAATAAAGAGCGTTTTTTCACCAGTACTAGCTTTTTTGACAAATTGGCTGGAGGCGAGCAACTTCGCAAGCAAATTATTAATGGAAAAACAGAAGAAGAAATCCGAAAAAGTTGGGAACCCGCCTTGAGTCAATTCAAAGAAATCCGTCAAAAATACCTCCTGTATTTAGAATAGATTTCTACCTTTGCGCCCATGAATAGGATCAATTTATTTCTGAAAGGAATGGCCATGGGGATAGCCGAAGTTATCCCAGGCGTATCTGGCGGAACCATCGCCTTCATCAGTGGTATTTACGAGGAACTGTTGGATACCATTAAAGCTGTGTTGGGGCCAGCTATTTTCAATGGCTTCAAAACAGGCGGCTTGAAAGGGACATGGGAAGCTGCGAATGGCACCTTTTTGGTGACTTTGTTGAGCGGGATGGCTTTGGGCGTTATCGGTGGGGTGTTTACCATTTCGCACCTGCTGGAAACGCATCCACAGTTGTTGTGGGCTTTTTTCTTTGGATTGATATTGGCCTCAGCCATCTACATGGGCAAGCAAGTCGCTAAATGGAGCCTTCCTGAAATAATAGGACTGGCTTTGGGAACCCTGATTGCCTTTTACATCACGGTGGCCAGCCCAAGTCAGGGCTCCGAATCCCTTATTTTTGTCTTTTTATCGGGCGCTATAGCCATTTCGGCTTTGATTTTGCCCGGTATTTCTGGCAGTTTTATCCTTTTATTGATGGGCATGTATACTTACATTTTGCCAACAGTGAAGGATATGTTGAAAACATTCGACCTATCCGCTATCATAGTCGTAGGTACCTTTGCTTTGGGTTGTTTATTTGGATTGGCCACTTTTTCCCGGGTTTTATCCTGGACTTTTAAGCATTACCGAAACCCCACAATCGCCATATTGACAGGTTTTTTAATTGGTTCCTTGAACAAGCTTTGGCCCTGGCGAAACATTTTGGAATACAGGACAAATAGCAAAGGAGAAGAAGTGCCATTTTTAGAAAAAAGTGTTTTGCCCTCACAATTTGATGGCGATCCTCAGGTACTCATGGTTATTGTCTTGATGGTGGTAGGATTTGTTTTGATTTTGGGGTTGGAAAGATTAGGACATAAGGAAAAGCAAGATTAATGGATGTTAAGCAGGTGAAAAAATTGTATGGCTTGATTGGGTATCCCTTATCTCATTCCTTTTCAAAGCGGTATTTTGCTGAAAAATTTGAGAAGGAGCACATCGGAGATAGCTTTTATGAGCTTTTCCCCATTGCTTCGATCAAGGATTTACCGCAGTTGATAGCAGACCATCCCAACTTGGTGGGCTTAAATGTAACCATCCCCTATAAAGAGCAAATATTGCCTTTTCTGGATGAAATAGAGGAGGGGGCTGCTGCTGCTGGTGCAGTGAATACTGTTTTGCTAAAAAATGGTCAAAAAAAAGGCTACAATTCAGATGTCTATGGCTTTATAAAGTCTTTAGAAAATGCTATGGATCAAAGTAGGCAAAGCATTTCAAAGGCTTTAATCCTCGGAACAGGTGGGGCGGCCAAGGCCGTAAAATATGCCCTTGAGCGCAAAGGAATAAATACCTTGTATGTATCCAGAACAAAGGGCCCTGGGCAATTGTCTTACACAGACCTGACAAAAGATATTGTTGAAACACATAGCTTGATTGTAAATACAAGCCCGCTCGGGATGGCCCCGAAGGTTGACACTTTCCCTAATATTCCGTATCATTACATTGGTGAAAATCACCTTTGTTTTGATTTGGTTTATAATCCTACGATGACGCTTTTTTTGCAGAAGTCTCAGGAACAAGGAGCCCATACTTTAAATGGCTTAGAAATGTTGTATTTACAAGCAGAAAAGTCCTGGGAAATCTGGACAACAAACTAGATCTAACACATGGAAAACCTTGGTAAACCTGTATTGAAAGTTTCAGAAGAGCTCGAAAAGATGGCTAAATACATTACTGGCGATCAAATGTCTATGGTAAATCTTGATTTTGATAATACAGAAGTTGCTTTTGCCCATAAGACCGACAAGGAGCTGAAAAAAGCTGCCTGGTTATTTGGCTTGATGAACAAGCATTGGCTGGTTGGTTTGGGGTCCAAGCTTGGGGTGACAGCGATAAAGTTACATTTGCCATTTGTAGAAGGATTGGTCAAAAGCACCATATTTGAGCAATTTTGCGGAGGCACAACTTTGCTGCAAACGCAAAAGGCAGTTGACCACATGGCAAAATTCAATGTATTTAGTATCCTCGACTATGGCGCTGAGGGGAAAGAAAAGGAAGAAGACTTTAACATCACCATGAATGAAACGATCAGGGCGATGGAGTTTGCTTCCAGGTCTGCTTTCATTCCTGTTGTGAGTACGAAGGTGACGGGTATGGCCCGCTTTGATTTGCTAGCAGCGGTGCAAAAGCAAATCCCTTTTACTTCTCAAACCAGGCCGGAATACAGAAATGTATTGAAACGAATGGATGCCATTTGCCATGTAGCTAGCAAACACAATATTAAAGTTTTTTTTGACGCCGAAGAAAGCTGGATACAAGATACCATTGATCATCTTGTGACAGTCATGATGCGCAGATATAACCGGACTAAAGTAGTTGTTTACAACACTTTTCAGATGTATCGGGCAGATCGATTACAGTTTTTAGTTCATTCTTACAATTTGGCCAAGAAGGGAGGTTATATGCTTGGTGCCAAATTGGTGAGGGGAGCCTATATGGAAAAAGAAAGAGAACGGGCAAAACACTATGGTTATCAGTCACCTATTCACCTCAATAAGGCAGCTACAGATGATGCCTTTAATGCAGCAATTCGCTTTTGTGTTGATAATTACAAGGATATTGCTTCCTGTAATGCTTCTCACAACAGAGAGAGCGCATTATTACAAGCAGAGCTTATTTCACACAAACAATTACCCCTAGACCACCCGCACCTTAATTTTTGCCAATTGTATGGCATGAGTGATAACCTAACCTTTAACCTGGCAAAAGCAGGTTATAATGTGGCCAAATACGTGCCATATGGCCAAGTAAGGGATGTGGTTCCCTATCTCATTCGTAGAGCCCAGGAGAATTCTTCTATCACGGGGGATATGAGTCGCGAATATAATTTGGTGCATAAAGAAATGAAAAGAAGAGGTATTGTTTAATGCGCTCTAAATCAACTGTTTAGCAATTTTCAATTATTAAATTAAATTATTTTATCAGATTAAGTTAAGGTAAATTAAAAATATCTCTTATATTTGCTTTGAATCAAAAAGGTGTTGTTTTTTTGATTCCGTATCCAAAATTAAGTTTAAAAAAATTATAGTTGATACGTTCTAGTCACTTCTACACATTTTTCTATTAATACTATGAGCTAAACTAGGTAATTAAGGTTACCACAAACCTCCCCCCATTATGGACTATTGTCTCAATAGATTGCTATGCCCTATGCAATCTTCGAGATCCTGCCGTTCAGAACTACCCCAGCTTTCTCCCATGAACAGCCAGAAATGTAATCCCTTAGAACATTATCTAAGGCCCTAGCGGCATTTGGACGGATTGTCCCGTCACCCTATTGAACAGTAAAAACCGATTAAAATGCTGCCATTTCGAGTAATTGTGTTAATTGCTATGGCGAGTCTTGTAGGAGAAAACTTGTTCGCTCAATCACGCTGGGATTGCCTTGGCGCGATCCCTATTTGTGGAAATGATACCATTTCAATCATTTCTGGCGCATCTGAGTATGATGACTTTTCTAACCCCAACAACGACCGTGGATGTATAACGACCGGTGAAGGGTCGCATAGTACCTGGGTATACTTCGAATTCCGGGAAGATATGCCTTTGAATAGTAAATTGGAAATGACGCTCTTTCCTCCTGATCCTAGTGTAGGTTGGGCGTTTGAAGATTTTGATTTCGCGATTTATGGTCCTGATTTGAATTGTGATAGCTTGGGTAGCCCCAGGCGTTGTTCTTATGCCCGAAGTCTTTGTACTTTTTGCCCGTATACCGGTATGGGACGAGGGGCCTTGGAATCTCAGGAAGATGCATTTGTCCATCCCATTACCGGGATTGAAGTGGATGGTTATGTTTTACCCCTAGAAGTGGTCCCTGGTGGTCGCTACTACATGCTGGTAACCAAGTTCACCGGCTTTTCTACCGAATTTGCGGTGGAATGGGGAGGAGAAGCGGCCGCTTATTTTAATTGCCTTCCCGATCCCGCTTGTGTAAACCTCGTCAATGCAGGTCCTGATCTTACCTACTGCAAATCTGATACCTTTAGTGTGCGATTAGATGCTCGTTTGAGAACCAATAGCCCGGAAGAGTTGACCATCGAATGGTCTGGAACCCCAGAAGCCATGACTCTGCTGGATAGTGCCAATATTTTAAAGCCTAAAGTAAGTGTGCCTGCGGGTTTTGAGGGAAGCTTAGAATACGAAATTCGCGTTTTACAAGGGCTTTGTGACCGGACGGACAAGGTTAAAATAACAGTATTGGGTAGTCCTGAACCTGTTGTTACCCAGGCTGAAATGGTTTGTTTAGGAGAATCTACAACCCTTGCGGTTCAAGACATTTACGAATCTTACCTTTGGTCGAACGGAACGACTGGAACATCCATTGACGCAATAACTGGCCAGGTCTACAGCCTCACTGTCACAAATGCTAGCCACTGTGCCGGTACGGTGGAATATACAGTAGCCTCTTTTCCTAACTCCATCGCTAAAATTGTGGAGGGACCAGTGATCTGTGGTGATCAGCCGACTACCTTGCGTTTAGAAGATACTTTTGTAAGTTATGAATGGTCGGATGGATCTACCAATCCCACCCTGGAAACGACAACGGCTGGAATTTTCTCCGTAACCGTAACCGATGCCAACCTTTGCGTAACCGCTGATACCCTAGAAGTGGTAGGCTTTGCAGCTCCCATTGTCAGTTTGAGCGAGCAAAGAGAAGCATGCGCAGGCGAGGCGATTTTATTAGGCATAACGGAACAATACCCTGAATACCGTTGGTCGAATGGCGCTACTACCTCTACCATTTCAGTTACCCAAACG containing:
- a CDS encoding DUF1343 domain-containing protein, which codes for MKVNIFVVILAIFNVYCGSNQPTAALSSFKIAQAEDIKVGAENLSLYWPLIKDKKVAFMVNQTSRLGEQHLIDSLHIKGLSIQCIFSPEHGFRGTADAGEKISDGKDPSTGIPIISLYGQKKKPTKADLEGVDLVIFDIQDVGARFYTYISSMHYLMEACAEFNVPFMILDRPNPNGHYVDGPVLDPEFSSFVGMHKVPVVHGMTVGEYATMVNQEGWLSYGFKCQLTVIPCTGYTHQTPYTLPIKPSPNLPNMRAIYLYPSLCFFEPTDASIGRGTDTQFQVIGSPGYQAGDYTFTPVPKPGAQSPKHKDETCRGYDLSTIPEEDIRKEARINLGYLLDFYKNTPNKERFFTSTSFFDKLAGGEQLRKQIINGKTEEEIRKSWEPALSQFKEIRQKYLLYLE
- a CDS encoding DUF368 domain-containing protein, whose amino-acid sequence is MNRINLFLKGMAMGIAEVIPGVSGGTIAFISGIYEELLDTIKAVLGPAIFNGFKTGGLKGTWEAANGTFLVTLLSGMALGVIGGVFTISHLLETHPQLLWAFFFGLILASAIYMGKQVAKWSLPEIIGLALGTLIAFYITVASPSQGSESLIFVFLSGAIAISALILPGISGSFILLLMGMYTYILPTVKDMLKTFDLSAIIVVGTFALGCLFGLATFSRVLSWTFKHYRNPTIAILTGFLIGSLNKLWPWRNILEYRTNSKGEEVPFLEKSVLPSQFDGDPQVLMVIVLMVVGFVLILGLERLGHKEKQD
- a CDS encoding shikimate dehydrogenase, whose product is MDVKQVKKLYGLIGYPLSHSFSKRYFAEKFEKEHIGDSFYELFPIASIKDLPQLIADHPNLVGLNVTIPYKEQILPFLDEIEEGAAAAGAVNTVLLKNGQKKGYNSDVYGFIKSLENAMDQSRQSISKALILGTGGAAKAVKYALERKGINTLYVSRTKGPGQLSYTDLTKDIVETHSLIVNTSPLGMAPKVDTFPNIPYHYIGENHLCFDLVYNPTMTLFLQKSQEQGAHTLNGLEMLYLQAEKSWEIWTTN
- a CDS encoding proline dehydrogenase family protein, yielding MENLGKPVLKVSEELEKMAKYITGDQMSMVNLDFDNTEVAFAHKTDKELKKAAWLFGLMNKHWLVGLGSKLGVTAIKLHLPFVEGLVKSTIFEQFCGGTTLLQTQKAVDHMAKFNVFSILDYGAEGKEKEEDFNITMNETIRAMEFASRSAFIPVVSTKVTGMARFDLLAAVQKQIPFTSQTRPEYRNVLKRMDAICHVASKHNIKVFFDAEESWIQDTIDHLVTVMMRRYNRTKVVVYNTFQMYRADRLQFLVHSYNLAKKGGYMLGAKLVRGAYMEKERERAKHYGYQSPIHLNKAATDDAFNAAIRFCVDNYKDIASCNASHNRESALLQAELISHKQLPLDHPHLNFCQLYGMSDNLTFNLAKAGYNVAKYVPYGQVRDVVPYLIRRAQENSSITGDMSREYNLVHKEMKRRGIV